ATATCTTTTATCATAGATAGCTCCCTTTGGATACTTAAAGCCGATGGTTCAGTCATCAATTTGATGAAAGGGGTGGAAGCAGAGTTTACTAGGCCCACGATTGAGCCTCTGCTTATTGGGCCCACAAAAATCTGGACAGATGCTGACTCTAAAAATCTTTACATCTTGGATTCTCCCAGCAAAAGAATTGTCATCATCACTAAAGAGGGCATACTTAAAGAACAGCTCACCAGCAAATCGTTCGCTGATTTAAAAGATTTTGTGGTTGACGAGGAAGCCGGGAAAATCTATGTTTTAGCGGGCGCCAAAATCTACGAGGTAGACCTCGGTCTTGAATAATAACCAGAAAGCCAGCAAGTGTTTGCCGGCCTTCTTAAATTTTTTATATATAATAATGAACCATTCGCACGAATGGTTCATTACTTTTTCAGAATGAAAAATAATTTTTTTTAGAGCTTACTTCAAGCTCACTTTCGCCCCAGCTTCTTCCAATTTCTTCTTCATCTTTTCGGCTTCTTCTTTAGCTACGGCTTCTTTAACCATCTTTGGCGCCGCTTCAACCAAATCCTTGGCGTCTTTAAGGCCAAGTTCGGTTAATTCGCGAACAGCTTTAATCACGCCGATTTTGTTGCCTCCGATTTCGGTTAACTCCACATTAAAGCTGGATTTTTCTTCAGCTTCTTCACCTGCCCCGGCGCCTGTAGCGCCAGCCGCGGCAACTGCCACCGGAGCCGCAGCGGACACGCCGAATTTCTTTTCCAAAATCTTCACCAATTCTGCCAAATCCAGCACTGACATTTTCTCGATCTCCTCAATTAGGGACTTGAATTTATCAGGTACTTCAACTTCTGTCTCTTCTTCAGTTGATTCTTTGGCTGTTGGCGCATCAGCCTTTTTAGTTTCTTCTGGCTTTTGCTCTTCTTGAATAGGAGCACTTTGTTGATCGTCTGTTTTTTGATTATTGTCTTCTGCCATAGTTT
This region of Patescibacteria group bacterium genomic DNA includes:
- the rplL gene encoding 50S ribosomal protein L7/L12 codes for the protein MAEDNNQKTDDQQSAPIQEEQKPEETKKADAPTAKESTEEETEVEVPDKFKSLIEEIEKMSVLDLAELVKILEKKFGVSAAAPVAVAAAGATGAGAGEEAEEKSSFNVELTEIGGNKIGVIKAVRELTELGLKDAKDLVEAAPKMVKEAVAKEEAEKMKKKLEEAGAKVSLK